The nucleotide window CCGCAGGTCGCCCCCGTCGTAGGAGAGTTCAATGGACTTGTCGCCGTACAGGCGTTCGGATATCTCGGCGATTTCGTTCATCGTCTGCTTCACGAATTGCGTGCCGTGGGCATAGACGATGAACTCCTTGGCCGTGTCGTAGTTCACGTAGTTCGCCATCCACGTGAACCGCACCGTCAGCAGGAACAGCAACCCCAAGGCCGACACCGCCGCGCAGCGCAGCGCGAACCGCGCCCCCAAGCGGGCCGTGGCGTAGGAGTATACAGTCCACAGCACCGCCACAGCCACACCCGCGTTCAGAATCCACGTCGCCGTCCGCGACAGGTCCTGAAGCGACATCCCCGCAAAGGGTCGCAGCAGGAACAAACGGGCGATCACGAACACGGCGAACGGCACGAGCAGCACGAAGCCCGCAGCGCCGCGCCTCCACGCCTCGCGCCAGTCCACCCCGCCAATCCAATCCTGCGCCAGCCGCCCCGTGAGCAGCGCCATCGGCAGGACGGGGTGCAGCACGAGCCACGGCATCTTCTCGCCCGCCCAACTGTACAGCGCCGTCGCCGCAATCGTCCAGAAGATCAGGAAGGGCACAAGCGGCAGCGAGTCTTTTCGCGCGTCGGCCGTCCTGCGCACGAAGGCGTAGTACACGATGCCCGCCAGCGCGCCCAGCAACGGCAGAAACTCGTACATCGGCATTAGCACGAAGTAGTAGTACCAAGGCTGGTCGCCCCGCTGCACGCCGTGCTGCTTGAGCCAGTACACAACCTGCCCAATGGTCCCGCTGTACAGACCCTTGAGGTTGCTGAAGACCGTGGTGTACATCACGACGAAGATCACCGCCGCCGCGACAGCCGTCCAGGCGACGGCGCGCCAGCGCACGGCCGCCAGGCCCTCCGAGACGGGCGCGCGCTTCTCCGATTGCCGCCACGCGAACCCCGCCACCCCAAAGGCAAAGACAAAACACGCCACAAGCACCAGGTCGGGCAGGGCGCGCGGCGTCGGAGTCAACGCGCTGCCCCCCGACCGCACCGTGAGTCCAAGCGCCACCAGCAGGAACCCGCCGCCCATCGCCAGCAGCGCCCACCGCAAGGCCGCCCGCGCCGAAGCCCCAAGCCGCTCCCAAACGACCGCCCACAGCACGAAGACCACGAAGATGAAGCCCGTGATGTACGCCACTTCCTTCGTGGCAATGGACAGGAGCGCCACGATGCCGAACAGGTAGATGTACCGCTCCTTGCCCTCGTCCAGGAAGCGGAACAGCGCGATGAGCATCAGCACCGACCACACGGCG belongs to Chloroflexota bacterium and includes:
- a CDS encoding TIGR03663 family protein, encoding MTQRSGKPTWWEQPAARALAWLTWEKAAYFALFAVALAMRLWDLGVRSMSHDESLHALFSWKLYAGQGYVHDPMMHGPFLFYANALAYYLFGVSDFTARLVPALFGASLAVLPYFLRKWMGRLGAFVSAVILTFSPSFLYYSRYIRNDIYIAVWSVLMLIALFRFLDEGKERYIYLFGIVALLSIATKEVAYITGFIFVVFVLWAVVWERLGASARAALRWALLAMGGGFLLVALGLTVRSGGSALTPTPRALPDLVLVACFVFAFGVAGFAWRQSEKRAPVSEGLAAVRWRAVAWTAVAAAVIFVVMYTTVFSNLKGLYSGTIGQVVYWLKQHGVQRGDQPWYYYFVLMPMYEFLPLLGALAGIVYYAFVRRTADARKDSLPLVPFLIFWTIAATALYSWAGEKMPWLVLHPVLPMALLTGRLAQDWIGGVDWREAWRRGAAGFVLLVPFAVFVIARLFLLRPFAGMSLQDLSRTATWILNAGVAVAVLWTVYSYATARLGARFALRCAAVSALGLLFLLTVRFTWMANYVNYDTAKEFIVYAHGTQFVKQTMNEIAEISERLYGDKSIELSYDGGDLRDRANPQDDVGGLAWPLEWYLREFPNRHYFQYWDGGTSASPQLFTVPVVLVDSCNEDKVRPFLGDKYYRFPTQSWRQLVWWPTEDYRNLTPARILAALKNPVRRAEIWDILWWRRYKYTSDTWPNRHDFALYVRKDIAGLMWKYSIGAAAPQPPVVVTEDPYQAKKVLVPAALTFGRQGQGPGEFQDPR